One window from the genome of Gimesia aquarii encodes:
- a CDS encoding tyrosine-type recombinase/integrase yields MISNSQTSSIDSDRLTLRKAFLEHYKSPDLKPRTLECYENMLGHWEALTDDPEVFDIENKTLQTFRNAFMEDHTPPTFNKLRRHILAIMNRLGPPGPRNREGLGILKEFVWIKPLKENEKIPRVANDQQLNAIYEACAVATWPNFEFGSAAWWRAVVVFLYNTGLRRNDFLDLTIKEVDLDKGMITFDAEKTGKQRRLPLHQSVIDHFQLIWSDRELVFPKPKGFKQLYGQFYKIQMAARIDGEDHFTFHQLRSTCGTNLFVRSPAAAQEMLGHSSVETTRRSYANVSNHLIEEALATPQPAAFQTSSNPDDDPDPDILRFPA; encoded by the coding sequence ATGATTTCAAATTCTCAAACTTCATCGATCGATTCCGATCGTCTCACGTTACGAAAGGCTTTTTTAGAGCATTACAAATCCCCAGATCTCAAACCGCGCACGCTGGAATGTTACGAAAACATGCTCGGCCATTGGGAAGCCTTGACCGACGATCCGGAAGTGTTCGACATCGAAAACAAAACCCTGCAAACCTTTCGCAATGCGTTCATGGAAGATCACACGCCACCAACGTTCAACAAATTACGGCGTCATATTCTCGCGATCATGAATCGGCTCGGTCCCCCAGGTCCTCGCAATCGCGAAGGCCTCGGAATTCTCAAAGAGTTTGTGTGGATCAAACCACTGAAGGAGAACGAAAAGATTCCCCGCGTGGCCAACGATCAACAATTGAACGCGATCTACGAGGCGTGCGCAGTTGCGACCTGGCCGAATTTCGAATTTGGATCGGCTGCCTGGTGGCGCGCGGTTGTCGTGTTTCTCTACAACACGGGATTGAGACGAAACGACTTTCTCGATCTGACGATCAAAGAGGTCGACCTCGACAAGGGGATGATCACATTCGACGCGGAAAAGACAGGGAAACAACGCCGGCTACCGCTCCATCAATCAGTGATCGATCATTTCCAATTGATTTGGTCCGATCGCGAACTGGTCTTTCCCAAACCCAAAGGATTCAAACAACTGTATGGTCAGTTTTACAAAATCCAAATGGCCGCGCGGATCGATGGAGAGGATCATTTCACGTTTCACCAACTGCGGTCGACGTGCGGAACGAATCTGTTTGTTCGCTCTCCTGCAGCTGCGCAAGAAATGCTCGGTCATTCATCGGTCGAAACAACCAGGCGTTCGTATGCCAACGTTTCAAACCATTTGATCGAGGAAGCATTGGCAACGCCACAACCGGCCGCATTTCAAACTTCATCCAATCCCGACGACGATCCGGATCCGGATATTCTGCGTTTTCCCGCATAA
- a CDS encoding DUF1501 domain-containing protein, protein MAAISRRSFFDRMTDGLYGVALTSLIGQQNLMAENQKQHNIHRIPEDLTPKRPHFTPRAKSVIHLCMQGGPSQVDLFDPKPALKKFHGKTAPRELTGNAVFEKDRTGKLMQSPFKFQQYGKTGAWVSEALPHIAEEVDQLTIIRSMYNVHPNHEPAIYKLQSGQTFPGHPVLGSWITYGLGNENQNLPAYVVLADPSNRLPVNNVDNWMSAYLSPLYQGTRMKATGSPLLNLAPDYSESEQVAQAKQRLLKQLDRMHQSQRPGQQELEARIRNYEMAANMQLEATQTLDISQETEQTLSMYGINEKETDNFGRRCLLARRLVENGVRFVQLYTRGQVWDNHQNIQKSLSSACRQTDLPIAGLLKDLRQRGLLDSTLVLWGGEFGRLPTAQITSESKMQVAGRDHGPYGFSAWMAGGGVKQGLVYGNTDEVGYASVENRVSIQDWHATILHLLGMNHEKLVYERNGLGERLTHQFPTRVVHDIIA, encoded by the coding sequence ATGGCTGCCATCTCGCGTCGAAGTTTTTTCGACCGCATGACAGATGGGCTGTATGGTGTCGCGTTGACCTCATTGATTGGTCAGCAAAACCTGATGGCTGAGAATCAGAAGCAGCATAACATACATCGAATCCCTGAAGACCTGACCCCCAAACGACCTCATTTCACACCTCGTGCAAAATCGGTCATTCATCTCTGCATGCAAGGCGGTCCCAGTCAGGTTGATTTATTTGATCCTAAGCCGGCGCTGAAAAAGTTTCATGGAAAAACGGCTCCTCGAGAATTGACCGGAAATGCGGTTTTTGAAAAAGACCGTACTGGAAAATTAATGCAGAGCCCTTTCAAGTTTCAGCAGTATGGCAAAACGGGTGCGTGGGTTTCTGAAGCGTTGCCTCACATCGCGGAAGAAGTCGATCAGCTGACGATAATTCGTTCCATGTATAACGTACATCCCAACCACGAACCGGCCATCTACAAACTGCAATCGGGGCAAACCTTCCCCGGTCACCCCGTCCTGGGCTCTTGGATTACTTATGGCCTGGGTAATGAAAATCAAAATCTACCCGCTTACGTAGTCTTGGCTGACCCCAGTAATCGCCTGCCAGTCAATAATGTGGATAACTGGATGTCGGCGTATCTTTCGCCCCTTTATCAGGGAACACGGATGAAAGCCACCGGTTCACCTTTGCTGAATCTGGCACCTGATTATTCCGAATCCGAACAGGTTGCTCAGGCCAAACAACGGTTGCTCAAGCAGTTAGACCGCATGCATCAGAGTCAACGTCCTGGTCAGCAGGAGTTAGAAGCCAGGATACGCAATTATGAGATGGCTGCGAACATGCAGCTGGAGGCAACACAAACGCTGGATATTTCACAAGAGACCGAGCAGACACTTTCCATGTACGGAATTAACGAGAAAGAAACTGACAATTTTGGAAGACGTTGTTTACTGGCCCGAAGGCTGGTTGAGAATGGGGTTCGGTTTGTTCAACTTTATACGCGCGGCCAAGTCTGGGATAACCATCAGAATATTCAAAAATCTCTGAGTAGTGCCTGTCGTCAAACAGACCTTCCCATTGCCGGTTTGTTGAAAGACCTCAGGCAAAGGGGCTTATTAGATTCCACTCTGGTGTTGTGGGGAGGAGAATTTGGCCGCTTGCCGACCGCGCAGATTACCTCTGAATCGAAAATGCAGGTGGCGGGACGCGATCATGGTCCTTATGGTTTCTCAGCCTGGATGGCAGGCGGTGGAGTGAAACAGGGACTGGTTTATGGCAATACCGACGAAGTGGGATATGCTTCCGTAGAAAATCGAGTCAGTATCCAGGATTGGCACGCCACCATTTTGCATCTCTTAGGTATGAACCACGAAAAGCTGGTTTACGAACGTAACGGCTTGGGTGAACGGCTCACTCATCAGTTTCCGACACGTGTTGTACACGACATCATCGCGTAG
- a CDS encoding pyridoxal-phosphate-dependent aminotransferase family protein translates to MTIEHHFHSPIQPPRRTLMGPGPSDIAPSVLTAMAAPTVGHLDPYFLKVMDELQEMLRTLFHTTNELTLAVSGTGSAGMEACVVNLIEPGDKMVVCTNGVFGGRMADVASRVGAEVVEITREFGEVFSVEEIAEVVKKEKPKVLGIVHAETSTGAAQSLKELADVVHDAGALLLVDCVTSLGGMPVKIDEWNIDAAYSGTQKCLSCPPGLAPVTFSSRAVAAMDARKTKVSSWYLDMSMVRSYWGGSRAYHHTAPINMNYGLHQALRLVLEEGMENRYSRHYANHCALKAGLQAMGIQFAVAEDHQLPMLNAVKIPEGIDDAAIRSQLLNWFGIEIGGGLGPMKGKTWRIGLMGETSRGSNVLMFLAALDQCLLHAGYQLSPGAGVAAANDFYRTTITD, encoded by the coding sequence ATGACAATCGAACATCATTTTCACAGTCCTATTCAACCTCCTCGCCGCACACTGATGGGACCTGGTCCGAGTGATATTGCTCCCAGTGTACTGACCGCGATGGCAGCACCTACTGTGGGCCATCTTGATCCCTACTTTCTGAAAGTCATGGATGAGCTCCAGGAAATGTTAAGGACGCTTTTTCATACTACAAATGAACTGACGCTGGCGGTGAGTGGTACCGGGAGCGCAGGAATGGAAGCCTGCGTGGTGAACCTGATCGAACCGGGTGACAAAATGGTTGTCTGCACGAATGGTGTATTCGGCGGTCGGATGGCTGATGTGGCCAGTCGGGTCGGAGCTGAAGTAGTTGAGATTACCCGTGAGTTCGGTGAAGTGTTTTCAGTAGAAGAGATTGCCGAAGTCGTAAAAAAAGAAAAACCCAAAGTTTTGGGAATTGTACATGCTGAAACATCGACTGGTGCCGCACAATCGCTCAAAGAACTGGCTGATGTCGTACATGATGCAGGCGCACTGCTGCTGGTCGATTGTGTGACCTCACTGGGCGGAATGCCTGTCAAAATCGATGAATGGAATATCGATGCCGCTTATAGTGGCACGCAAAAGTGCCTCAGTTGTCCTCCTGGTTTGGCTCCCGTCACATTTAGTTCACGTGCTGTTGCTGCCATGGATGCCCGTAAGACGAAGGTCTCCAGTTGGTATTTAGATATGTCGATGGTTCGTTCCTACTGGGGAGGTTCACGTGCGTATCATCATACTGCTCCCATCAATATGAACTACGGTTTGCATCAGGCGCTGCGATTGGTTCTCGAAGAAGGTATGGAAAACCGATATTCCCGGCATTATGCAAACCACTGTGCGTTGAAAGCAGGCTTGCAAGCGATGGGAATTCAGTTTGCCGTCGCGGAAGACCATCAATTACCGATGCTCAATGCGGTCAAAATTCCTGAGGGGATCGATGACGCTGCTATTCGTAGCCAGCTTTTAAATTGGTTTGGAATTGAAATTGGGGGAGGATTAGGCCCAATGAAGGGTAAAACCTGGCGGATTGGTTTAATGGGAGAAACCAGCAGGGGGTCTAACGTGCTCATGTTTCTGGCCGCACTGGATCAATGTCTGCTACATGCTGGCTACCAACTTAGTCCTGGTGCTGGTGTAGCCGCTGCAAATGATTTTTACCGTACAACAATTACAGACTAA
- a CDS encoding carbon storage regulator codes for MLVLSRKVLERIKIGDKIYIQILQIRPGVVRVGIEAPEDVIIIRDELNHEPTEEEPEPQVA; via the coding sequence ATGTTAGTTTTAAGTCGAAAAGTTTTAGAACGAATCAAGATAGGCGACAAAATCTATATCCAAATTTTGCAAATCAGACCTGGTGTTGTTCGAGTAGGAATAGAAGCACCGGAAGATGTCATCATCATCCGAGATGAACTAAATCATGAACCGACTGAAGAGGAACCGGAACCACAAGTCGCGTAA
- a CDS encoding PSD1 and planctomycete cytochrome C domain-containing protein — MVVSRHRLLFLLFNCLIVLIARPLPVYSTETSTETARSTSIVYEVDIQPIFQAHCVKCHNQKTRKAEFDLSSPANLLKGGESGSGLVKGKPDESLLFEYLHEGQMPPEGSKPLSKQELSKIRQWILTGLKFQQSPEAHAPAILTQHDVLPILYRRCVMCHGPEYQEGGLDVRSKTKMLTGGKGGSAVIAGKPAESLLVKYIVEKTCPPKGEISRAGIEPMTDEELATITKWIRQGLSEVKVEAEEFRYDQDPLVSKADRQFWSFQPPQQVDPPTVIHQSLVKNPIDAFLLRKLEAQKLSYAPEADRRTLIRRATFVLTGLPPTPREVQEFLADESEKAYENLIDRLLQSPRYAEKWGRFWLDLAGYADSEGKRSADLIRKYAYRYRDYVIRSFGEDKPYDVFLTEQLAGDELVDYANPQNATPEVIEKLVATGFLRMAPDGTSANPVNRVSDRMEVISDELDVLARGVLGLTMNCARCHSHKYDPIPQRDYYRMMAIFKGAYDEYDWMTPQPFSNQWKRARSRLLTVIPEQEQKEIDKYNAPIEKQIAELKAKLKNKELSKKEKKVLDKELKKRTASLKTPNLIRALWDRGRPSPTYIYRRGDENQPTRLVQPGTPSAIADGISPYHIEPITQTTFKTGRRLAFARWLTQPDHPLTSRVIVNRIWNKHFGNGILKSLDNFGALGTPPSHPELLDWLAVNFVKNGWSFKQLHRLIMTSRAYRQSSSITSLHQKRDPENRLISRMPLRRLEAEELRDSLIFTAGQLDETPFGPPVDVEVRSDGLVTSKRTEQGWRRSVYVRHRRKEMPTFLEVFDLPQMNPNCTVRKNSTVVSQPLLLVNNKMVYDIAALFAKRVQAQTGDDPKKQIDAVYQLAFQRDPLPEERKIALASLRLLDQSKEATMPLVASKPEQAKKQNQSTKTAHDGLANFCHVLLNSAEFLYID, encoded by the coding sequence ATGGTTGTTTCCCGGCATCGACTTTTATTTTTGCTGTTCAACTGTCTGATTGTCTTGATCGCCAGACCTTTACCTGTCTACTCGACAGAGACCTCTACAGAAACTGCTCGGTCGACAAGCATTGTTTATGAAGTTGATATTCAACCAATATTCCAGGCACATTGTGTCAAGTGTCACAATCAGAAAACACGAAAAGCAGAATTTGACCTGAGTTCTCCTGCAAATCTACTGAAAGGTGGCGAATCGGGATCGGGATTAGTCAAGGGCAAACCAGATGAGAGCCTGTTGTTTGAATACTTGCATGAGGGCCAGATGCCTCCCGAAGGTTCAAAGCCATTATCGAAACAGGAGCTCTCCAAAATACGTCAGTGGATTCTCACAGGATTGAAGTTTCAGCAGAGCCCCGAAGCACATGCGCCTGCCATACTCACTCAACACGATGTTCTCCCGATCTTGTACCGACGTTGTGTCATGTGTCATGGTCCCGAGTACCAGGAGGGAGGACTCGATGTTCGCTCCAAAACCAAAATGCTCACAGGAGGCAAAGGAGGGTCGGCAGTCATCGCAGGCAAACCAGCTGAAAGTCTGTTGGTTAAGTATATCGTCGAGAAGACCTGTCCGCCGAAGGGGGAAATCAGTCGGGCTGGCATTGAGCCGATGACTGATGAAGAACTGGCAACAATCACCAAATGGATTCGCCAGGGGCTCTCAGAAGTGAAAGTGGAAGCTGAGGAGTTCCGCTATGATCAGGATCCATTGGTTTCAAAAGCAGATCGCCAATTCTGGTCGTTTCAACCTCCTCAGCAAGTCGACCCTCCGACTGTGATTCATCAGTCGCTGGTTAAAAATCCAATCGATGCTTTTCTTCTTCGAAAATTAGAAGCGCAGAAACTGTCTTATGCTCCGGAAGCGGATCGGCGCACTCTCATTCGCCGTGCGACATTTGTCTTAACAGGTTTACCTCCCACTCCGAGGGAAGTGCAGGAGTTCCTCGCTGATGAGAGTGAAAAGGCTTATGAGAACCTGATAGACCGTTTGTTACAGTCTCCCCGCTATGCGGAGAAATGGGGGCGATTCTGGCTAGACTTAGCTGGCTATGCTGATTCCGAAGGAAAGCGGAGTGCCGATTTGATTCGGAAATACGCTTACCGCTATCGTGATTATGTCATCCGTTCTTTCGGTGAGGATAAACCTTATGATGTCTTTCTCACCGAGCAGTTGGCGGGCGATGAATTGGTGGATTATGCGAACCCGCAAAATGCGACTCCGGAAGTCATTGAAAAACTGGTGGCGACCGGTTTTTTGCGCATGGCCCCCGATGGAACCTCGGCGAATCCAGTGAACCGGGTTTCAGACCGCATGGAAGTGATTTCGGACGAACTCGATGTACTCGCTCGTGGTGTACTTGGATTGACGATGAATTGTGCGCGTTGCCACAGCCACAAATACGATCCGATTCCGCAACGAGACTATTACAGGATGATGGCAATCTTCAAGGGTGCTTACGACGAATACGACTGGATGACACCACAACCATTCAGCAATCAATGGAAACGAGCCCGTAGCCGATTATTAACGGTGATCCCTGAGCAGGAACAAAAGGAAATCGACAAATACAATGCACCCATTGAAAAACAAATTGCGGAATTAAAAGCAAAGCTCAAAAACAAGGAGCTCTCTAAAAAAGAAAAGAAGGTGCTCGATAAAGAACTGAAAAAGCGAACTGCTTCATTGAAGACTCCCAATTTGATTCGAGCATTATGGGACCGTGGTCGTCCCTCGCCGACTTATATTTATCGTCGTGGTGATGAAAATCAACCCACACGCCTTGTGCAGCCCGGAACGCCTTCTGCCATTGCGGATGGAATCTCGCCCTATCATATCGAGCCAATCACACAAACAACTTTCAAAACCGGGCGCAGGCTGGCATTCGCCCGCTGGCTCACTCAGCCTGATCATCCATTGACTTCACGGGTGATCGTCAACCGTATCTGGAATAAACATTTTGGAAACGGAATTTTAAAGAGCCTCGATAATTTTGGTGCCTTGGGCACTCCACCCAGTCATCCGGAACTACTCGACTGGTTGGCTGTGAACTTTGTAAAAAATGGATGGAGTTTCAAACAGTTACATCGTTTGATTATGACGTCGCGTGCGTATCGCCAATCTTCGTCTATCACTTCACTCCATCAAAAGCGAGATCCGGAAAACAGGCTGATTTCCCGCATGCCCTTACGCAGGCTGGAAGCAGAAGAACTGCGAGATTCGCTCATTTTTACTGCGGGACAACTTGATGAGACACCATTTGGTCCACCGGTTGATGTGGAAGTTCGTTCGGATGGTCTGGTGACTTCAAAGCGAACCGAACAGGGGTGGCGGAGAAGCGTTTATGTCAGACACCGACGAAAAGAAATGCCGACATTTCTGGAAGTGTTTGATCTTCCACAAATGAATCCGAACTGCACGGTTCGTAAAAACTCAACCGTTGTTTCTCAGCCTTTACTTCTCGTGAATAATAAAATGGTGTATGACATTGCGGCTTTGTTTGCCAAACGGGTTCAGGCTCAGACAGGTGATGATCCGAAGAAACAGATAGATGCTGTGTATCAACTTGCATTTCAGCGCGATCCATTGCCCGAGGAAAGAAAGATTGCTCTGGCATCGTTACGTCTCTTAGACCAAAGCAAAGAAGCAACAATGCCTCTGGTTGCCAGCAAGCCAGAACAGGCTAAGAAGCAGAATCAATCGACTAAGACGGCCCATGATGGTCTAGCTAATTTTTGTCACGTATTACTGAACTCAGCCGAGTTTCTTTATATTGATTGA
- a CDS encoding isochorismatase family protein produces MTETSPSFPRSIDLLSHQECQLVVVDVQEKLVPVIPVAEELVFRIKQLAQAANLFQIPISSTEQYPKGLGPTVAELADLLPEPKEKVRFSGAECLGWGSITNTIDSRVKIVLTGVEAHICVQQTALDLLAAGYRVIIPIDAVASRNKLDWKVAIKRMENSGAQITTTESILFEWCEVAGTDEFKQISRLVTEKR; encoded by the coding sequence ATGACAGAGACTTCCCCTTCGTTCCCTCGCAGTATTGATTTACTTTCTCATCAGGAATGTCAATTAGTCGTCGTTGATGTGCAGGAAAAGCTGGTGCCTGTCATTCCTGTAGCGGAAGAACTTGTGTTTCGGATCAAACAATTAGCGCAAGCTGCAAATCTCTTTCAAATTCCCATCAGTAGTACCGAACAATATCCTAAAGGTCTGGGACCCACTGTTGCGGAATTGGCAGATCTACTGCCGGAACCAAAAGAAAAGGTTCGCTTCAGCGGTGCAGAATGCTTAGGTTGGGGTTCGATTACCAACACGATTGATAGTCGTGTAAAAATTGTGCTGACCGGGGTCGAAGCACATATCTGTGTGCAACAGACTGCTTTGGATTTGTTAGCAGCAGGCTATCGCGTTATCATTCCCATTGATGCTGTTGCCAGTCGAAATAAGCTCGATTGGAAAGTGGCGATCAAACGTATGGAAAATTCGGGAGCGCAGATCACTACTACGGAATCAATTTTATTTGAGTGGTGTGAAGTTGCTGGGACGGATGAATTTAAACAGATCAGCCGTCTGGTGACTGAAAAACGGTAA
- a CDS encoding 30S ribosomal protein S1 translates to MSSEQPPTEEIKASEETPDTNPSADQGPSDKDQIVEEANATEAAASTPVTEPQPETTPEPAQTAEENSVPEQATEAETPEKEPVAKEERKVQLKPKVNPEQFKAVPSLGSGGPPQQQTKDGEQGDAEELSEQELQEAALLQIAEAAEPVDIPPEVDDIGQDLEAELAAALSDQGAQELPKTLTDEEIAAEATEESTTAATQPAAPADEASDSLAEGDRLKGKVESINNDDVFIDLGTRALGVPGIVPLRQFGDKAPEVGQEVEVKITSIKETEGLIVLSLPRGRHKPSGNWDAVSAGQVVECVVNKSNKGGLEVNVGSLRGFLPASQADLYFVADLEPFVGQKLTVQITEVNPKKRNLVVSRRKYLEAEREEIQKELWEKLAVGQEVTGTVKNIKNYGAFVDIGGIDGFLHIGEISWNRIKHPKDALSEQQQINVKILKIDREKNRISLGMKQLQQDPWLAAEESYAKGSTVTGKVTRTTDFGAFIELEPGLEGLVHISELDHRRVKRVTEVLTVGQETSAKVLEVDLNRKRISLSLKALIDKPEAPAEEQAEAQPAYERKRKGPLLGGNAGDPTSGSGGGLFGNPTDYK, encoded by the coding sequence ATGAGTTCAGAACAACCACCAACTGAAGAAATCAAGGCCAGCGAAGAAACACCAGATACGAATCCGTCGGCAGATCAGGGTCCGAGCGATAAGGATCAAATCGTTGAAGAAGCGAATGCGACCGAAGCTGCTGCCTCCACGCCGGTGACAGAACCGCAGCCTGAAACGACTCCTGAGCCTGCACAAACAGCAGAAGAAAACAGCGTCCCGGAACAAGCGACGGAAGCTGAAACACCAGAGAAAGAACCAGTCGCCAAAGAAGAACGTAAAGTTCAATTAAAACCTAAAGTCAACCCGGAACAGTTTAAAGCCGTTCCTTCACTTGGTTCCGGTGGTCCACCTCAGCAGCAAACAAAAGATGGCGAACAGGGTGACGCAGAAGAGCTCAGTGAACAAGAACTTCAAGAAGCGGCTCTGTTACAGATTGCAGAAGCAGCAGAGCCTGTTGATATTCCCCCGGAAGTCGATGATATCGGCCAGGATCTGGAAGCAGAACTGGCAGCCGCTTTATCTGATCAGGGAGCACAGGAACTTCCGAAGACTCTGACTGACGAAGAAATTGCAGCAGAAGCAACTGAGGAAAGCACCACAGCAGCGACTCAACCCGCAGCACCAGCTGATGAAGCAAGCGATTCGCTCGCAGAAGGGGATCGGCTCAAAGGAAAAGTTGAATCGATCAACAATGATGATGTCTTCATCGATTTAGGAACTCGTGCTCTGGGAGTTCCGGGTATCGTTCCACTAAGACAATTTGGTGACAAGGCTCCTGAAGTTGGCCAAGAGGTCGAAGTCAAAATCACCAGTATCAAAGAAACAGAAGGACTTATTGTACTTTCACTACCACGCGGACGTCATAAGCCTTCCGGAAACTGGGATGCTGTTTCTGCAGGACAGGTTGTGGAATGTGTTGTGAATAAATCAAATAAAGGTGGTCTTGAAGTCAATGTGGGAAGCTTGAGAGGCTTCTTGCCGGCAAGTCAGGCTGACCTCTATTTTGTGGCAGACCTGGAACCGTTCGTAGGGCAAAAACTGACCGTTCAAATTACGGAGGTCAATCCTAAGAAACGAAATTTGGTCGTAAGCCGCAGAAAGTACCTGGAAGCAGAACGGGAAGAAATTCAAAAGGAACTCTGGGAGAAACTCGCCGTTGGTCAGGAAGTGACCGGGACCGTCAAAAATATCAAGAACTATGGTGCGTTCGTCGATATCGGAGGCATTGATGGATTTCTGCATATCGGTGAGATCAGCTGGAATCGCATTAAACACCCTAAAGATGCACTTAGTGAACAGCAGCAGATCAATGTAAAGATCCTCAAGATCGATCGCGAGAAGAATCGTATCAGTCTGGGAATGAAACAATTGCAACAGGATCCCTGGTTAGCGGCAGAGGAAAGTTATGCCAAAGGCTCTACCGTCACAGGAAAGGTCACGCGCACCACTGACTTTGGTGCCTTCATCGAGCTTGAACCGGGCCTGGAAGGACTAGTCCATATCAGCGAGCTGGATCACCGTCGTGTCAAAAGAGTGACAGAAGTCCTAACCGTGGGACAGGAAACATCGGCAAAGGTGCTTGAAGTAGATCTGAACCGCAAGCGCATTAGCTTATCTTTGAAAGCCCTTATTGATAAACCGGAAGCCCCTGCGGAAGAGCAAGCAGAAGCACAACCCGCCTACGAACGAAAACGGAAAGGTCCACTACTGGGCGGTAATGCAGGTGATCCAACCAGTGGAAGCGGCGGCGGACTGTTTGGAAACCCCACCGATTACAAATAG
- a CDS encoding formylglycine-generating enzyme family protein, with protein sequence MNHLNFFALGLKRHFLLLSGVLLLLPIGTGDLSADEQQSALLKQFVKELVPITPGKGIFPQSFQMGSTKGLPNETPVHTVIFTTDFWIGKYEVPQNLYESVMGNNPSRWKGPRNSAEEFDWRTANQFCQKLTQLLRKDSLIRPDEEIRLPTEAEWEYCCRAGTTTEYSFGDQAQKTGDKGKLARILDEYAWHTGNAAGNDPPVGALKPNPWGLYDMHGYLWEFVADPWHDNYKNAPKDGQVWGTGTPESPRVIRGGAWTDRYDYLRSAFRRKVSPTTHSPALGLRCVKAKVKKSEN encoded by the coding sequence ATGAATCATCTCAATTTTTTTGCCCTTGGTCTCAAGCGACATTTTCTTTTACTCTCTGGAGTTTTACTGCTTCTCCCAATCGGAACAGGAGATCTTTCGGCTGACGAACAGCAATCGGCCTTACTCAAACAATTTGTCAAAGAGCTGGTGCCGATTACACCAGGCAAAGGAATCTTTCCCCAATCATTTCAAATGGGCTCTACAAAGGGACTGCCAAACGAAACACCTGTCCACACAGTCATCTTCACTACTGATTTTTGGATTGGTAAGTATGAAGTGCCACAAAATCTTTATGAATCGGTCATGGGCAATAATCCCAGCCGCTGGAAAGGACCTCGCAACTCTGCTGAAGAGTTCGATTGGCGTACGGCCAATCAATTTTGCCAGAAATTAACCCAGCTATTGCGAAAAGACTCATTAATTAGACCCGATGAGGAAATTCGACTGCCTACCGAAGCCGAATGGGAATACTGCTGTCGCGCGGGAACGACAACGGAATACAGTTTTGGCGATCAAGCACAAAAAACAGGCGATAAGGGTAAACTCGCTCGTATTCTTGATGAATATGCCTGGCATACTGGCAATGCAGCGGGCAATGATCCCCCGGTGGGAGCTCTGAAACCGAACCCGTGGGGACTGTATGATATGCACGGTTACCTTTGGGAATTCGTGGCAGATCCCTGGCACGATAACTATAAAAATGCACCCAAGGACGGTCAAGTTTGGGGGACTGGAACCCCAGAATCGCCGCGTGTGATCCGAGGCGGAGCGTGGACTGACCGATATGACTATCTCAGATCTGCATTTCGCAGAAAAGTAAGTCCAACAACTCATAGTCCAGCATTGGGTTTACGTTGTGTTAAAGCAAAAGTTAAAAAATCGGAAAACTAG